In one Chitinophaga sancti genomic region, the following are encoded:
- a CDS encoding TolC family protein encodes MQANQKRTGWIGALLLLIFHTGMAQSPTNTPLAPMSLSAKEAVDYALVNQATVRNAKLDELIQLAKNKEVSGMALPQLSGAGSFQHNPIVQKQLIDASNFSDTVPKGTLVPFSFGLKFNVLGEVKLNQVLFDPSVLVALQARKTLEELSHRGVQKAEIDVKVNVYKAYYNVLSARKALSILRGNLTTLEKLLGETRETYKNGLVEKLDVDRLIVQVTNLRTEETKLQNLSEVGMAALKYSMGMPMRTDLTLTDTLSTAEIKSAVAVEKFDYSQRIEFQLLESQKKAYEYDLKRYKYNALPTLSLFGTGGISRASDVFNYFDKQTWYGYVGYGVNLSFNIFTGFQRRRKVDQAFLQVKKTEVSIEDARLGIDLEQTQSTSNLRNNIVALEAQESNMQLAQEVYNTTQIKYKEGVGSSVEMSTAENDLLTAQNNYFTALYNASVSKIDYLKAYGKL; translated from the coding sequence ATGCAAGCGAACCAAAAGCGGACAGGATGGATAGGAGCCTTGCTGCTGCTGATCTTTCACACGGGAATGGCCCAGTCTCCCACCAATACGCCGTTAGCACCTATGTCGCTCTCTGCGAAAGAAGCGGTAGATTATGCCCTTGTTAACCAGGCCACCGTGAGAAACGCTAAACTGGATGAACTCATTCAGCTGGCGAAAAATAAAGAGGTAAGCGGAATGGCGCTCCCTCAGCTCAGCGGCGCCGGATCCTTCCAGCACAATCCAATTGTCCAGAAACAACTGATCGACGCCTCCAACTTCTCCGACACGGTTCCCAAAGGCACCCTTGTTCCTTTCTCCTTCGGATTGAAATTCAACGTGCTCGGCGAAGTCAAATTAAACCAGGTACTCTTCGACCCCAGCGTACTCGTAGCCCTCCAGGCCCGCAAAACACTGGAAGAACTCTCCCACAGGGGTGTACAGAAAGCAGAGATCGATGTTAAAGTGAATGTTTACAAAGCTTATTACAACGTGTTGTCTGCACGTAAAGCCCTGAGCATACTCAGGGGCAACCTGACTACGTTGGAAAAACTGCTGGGTGAAACAAGGGAAACCTACAAAAACGGGCTCGTGGAAAAACTGGATGTAGACCGGCTGATAGTGCAGGTAACTAATCTTCGTACGGAAGAGACCAAATTGCAGAACCTTTCCGAAGTAGGAATGGCAGCCCTTAAATACTCCATGGGCATGCCCATGCGTACGGACCTAACGCTTACAGATACACTCTCTACCGCAGAAATAAAATCAGCAGTAGCCGTAGAAAAATTCGATTACTCTCAGCGTATAGAATTCCAGTTGCTGGAGTCACAAAAGAAAGCGTACGAGTACGATCTTAAGCGCTATAAATACAATGCGCTGCCTACGCTTTCCCTGTTTGGTACAGGAGGCATCAGTCGTGCAAGTGATGTGTTTAACTACTTTGATAAGCAAACCTGGTATGGGTATGTTGGCTACGGTGTGAACCTGAGCTTCAACATTTTTACAGGCTTCCAGCGCAGACGCAAAGTCGATCAGGCTTTCCTGCAGGTGAAGAAAACAGAAGTGAGCATAGAAGATGCAAGACTCGGTATTGACCTGGAACAAACACAATCTACTTCCAACCTGCGCAACAATATCGTAGCGCTCGAAGCTCAGGAAAGCAATATGCAACTGGCGCAGGAAGTATACAATACTACCCAGATCAAATACAAAGAGGGGGTAGGTTCCAGTGTGGAAATGAGTACTGCTGAAAATGACCTGCTCACTGCACAGAACAATTATTTCACAGCACTCTACAATGCCAGTGTATCTAAGATCGATTACCTGAAAGCTTACGGCAAGTTGTAG
- a CDS encoding efflux RND transporter periplasmic adaptor subunit gives MSYKHHSALLFLLVLAACGQPTAEEKLQNLKKKEADLKKEIALLEKQVNKTDTAAKKMKSVVVTAIRDSVFEHYIDIQGAVDARENVNVSSKVPGVITAIYVKEGQNVSKGQTLAQVDDQILRANMAELRTQLDLATTLYQKQQNLWKQQIGSEVQYLNAKNQKESLERKMATLNDQLSQAKIVSPINGSVDAVISKLGDNAAPGSTSFRVVNSANLRVLANVAEAYAGAVKTGDPVVVAFPDIDKELRTKIGFAAKAIDPVSRTIRVEVPMPNDAALRPNMIAQIKIIDYSTPHALVIPVNVIQYALGKSYVIVAEKSKDGLIAKRREVEVGRTYNDKAEIKSGLQAGENVVTTGYQGLNDNDLIQL, from the coding sequence ATGTCTTATAAACATCACTCCGCATTACTGTTCCTGCTCGTCTTAGCGGCATGCGGTCAGCCTACAGCCGAGGAAAAACTCCAGAATCTCAAAAAAAAGGAAGCGGACCTGAAAAAAGAGATTGCACTACTGGAAAAGCAAGTGAATAAAACCGATACAGCTGCAAAGAAGATGAAGTCTGTAGTGGTGACTGCCATAAGAGATTCTGTATTCGAACACTATATAGATATACAGGGTGCTGTAGATGCACGCGAAAATGTGAACGTCAGTTCTAAAGTGCCGGGTGTGATCACCGCTATTTATGTAAAGGAAGGTCAGAACGTTTCCAAAGGTCAGACACTGGCACAGGTAGATGATCAGATTCTGCGCGCGAATATGGCCGAATTACGCACCCAGCTGGACCTGGCTACGACCTTGTATCAAAAACAACAGAACCTCTGGAAACAACAGATCGGCTCTGAAGTACAATACCTGAATGCTAAAAACCAGAAGGAATCACTGGAAAGGAAAATGGCTACCCTGAATGATCAGCTCTCCCAGGCAAAGATCGTATCTCCGATCAATGGTTCTGTGGATGCGGTTATCTCCAAACTGGGTGACAATGCAGCGCCGGGATCTACTTCATTCAGAGTAGTGAACAGCGCTAACCTGCGGGTATTGGCAAACGTTGCTGAAGCCTATGCGGGTGCAGTAAAAACAGGTGATCCGGTGGTGGTAGCGTTCCCGGATATTGATAAGGAATTGCGTACCAAAATCGGGTTTGCTGCCAAAGCCATCGACCCGGTAAGCCGCACTATCAGGGTAGAAGTACCTATGCCGAATGATGCTGCGCTGAGACCAAATATGATTGCACAGATCAAGATCATAGACTATTCTACACCTCATGCACTGGTGATACCTGTAAATGTGATCCAGTATGCATTAGGGAAATCCTATGTAATTGTCGCTGAAAAATCAAAAGATGGATTGATCGCTAAGAGAAGAGAAGTGGAAGTAGGTCGTACCTACAATGACAAAGCGGAGATCAAAAGCGGATTACAGGCAGGAGAAAATGTAGTAACAACAGGTTATCAGGGATTGAATGACAATGACCTGATCCAGTTATGA